Proteins encoded together in one Quercus lobata isolate SW786 chromosome 3, ValleyOak3.0 Primary Assembly, whole genome shotgun sequence window:
- the LOC115978670 gene encoding putative clathrin assembly protein At1g25240, which produces MRLWKKAAGALKDRNSILIASISRRSAYRNPDLEAVIIKATSHDESYLDYKNSQRVFQWVRTSPIYVKPLMWGLSMRMEKTRNWVVALKGLMLMHGIFHCKTPGVQMIGRLPFDLSSFSDAHSKQDKAEGYNVFIRAYFLFLDQKSAFLAAEMKVQRGLRLKQMEEPLVDELTRLQKWQSLLDMLLQIKPPAETMIVTLILEAMECAIVEIYDVYSRFCSGMAHALLRIYEDGGKVEASMALRILQKAREQSGELTRHFEFCKDIGVLNATEFPKVEQVPEEDIKDLERIIDGVPKRKSIDGMVMPQEDKAIVVKGNGDIVEQRESQRILRTIITDKWEVFEDNLMSDWGGSSSDVRSTTTTASSNALVTFVPASSNQDIPDLINV; this is translated from the coding sequence atgaggCTGTGGAAAAAGGCAGCCGGAGCTTTGAAAGATAGGAATAGCATATTGATCGCAAGCATATCAAGGAGGTCAGCATATCGCAACCCTGATCTTGAAGCAGTGATCATCAAGGCCACAAGCCATGATGAATCCTACCTAGATTACAAGAACTCTCAAAGGGTCTTTCAATGGGTACGTACCTCTCCCATTTATGTGAAACCCTTAATGTGGGGGTTGTCTATGCGTATGGAAAAGACTCGGAATTGGGTTGTGGCCTTAAAGGGTTTAATGCTCATGCATGGCATTTTCCATTGCAAAACCCCAGGCGTACAAATGATTGGCAggttaccatttgatctatcaAGTTTCTCTGATGCTCATTCCAAACAAGACAAGGCAGAGGGTTACAATGTTTTCATTCGtgcttattttctatttctggACCAAAAGTCTGCTTTCTTAGCGGCAGAGATGAAGGTACAAAGAGGACTACGTTTGAAACAAATGGAGGAACCGCTGGTGGATGAGCTTACAAGGTTACAGAAATGGCAATCTTTGCTTGACATGCTGCTTCAAATCAAGCCACCGGCTGAGACTATGATTGTGACTCTCATTCTTGAAGCTATGGAATGTGCAATCGTGGAGATTTACGATGTTTACAGCAGGTTTTGCAGTGGGATGGCGCATGCTTTGTTAAGGATATACGAGGATGGCGGGAAGGTTGAAGCGTCAATGGCGCTTAGAATTCTTCAAAAGGCAAGAGAGCAAAGTGGAGAACTCACTCGGCATTTTGAATTTTGCAAGGACATTGGTGTTCTTAATGCAACCGAGTTCCCAAAGGTCGAGCAAGTCCCGGAAGAAGATATTAAAGATCTTGAGAGAATAATTGATGGGGTTCCCAAGAGGAAGAGCATAGATGGAATGGTCATGCCACAGGAGGACAAGGCCATTGTGGTGAAAGGAAATGGTGACATTGTTGAACAAAGGGAGTCACAGAGAATTTTGAGGACAATAATTACAGATAAATGGGAGGTTTTTGAAGACAATTTAATGTCTGATTGGGGAGGGAGTTCCTCTGATGTTAGAAGCACTACTACTACAGCCTCTTCAAATGCATTAGTAACGTTTGTACCTGCTTCTTCTAATCAAGACATTCCTGATTTAATTAATGTATAG
- the LOC115981902 gene encoding protein BASIC PENTACYSTEINE2-like yields the protein MDDDALNMRNWGYYEPSFKGHLGLQLMSSMADRDSKNFLPGRDPNSMMVNPANGTYHPRDCVVSEAPVPINYVRDTWVNQRDKYINMLPTNPNYAVLPDTSGAHSLQMLQPPDLSRDERVGRIDETPVKKEGGQMKKRQGASAPKAPKAKKPRKPRDNGNASVQRVKPAKKNMDLVINGIDMDISGIPIPVCSCTGAPQQCYRWGCGGWQSACCTTNVSMYPLPMSTKRRGARIAGRKMSQGAFKKVLEKLAAEGYNFANAIDLRTHWARHGTNKFVTIR from the coding sequence ATGGATGATGATGCGTTGAATATGCGTAATTGGGGTTACTATGAACCATCCTTCAAAGGACATCTTGGTCTGCAGCTCATGTCAAGCATGGCAGACCGTGATTCGAAAAATTTTCTGCCTGGACGTGATCCTAATAGCATGATGGTTAACCCAGCAAATGGAACTTATCATCCTCGGGATTGTGTTGTTTCGGAAGCACCCGTCCCTATTAATTATGTGAGGGACACTTGGGTAAACCAGAGAGACAAGTATATCAATATGTTGCCTACCAATCCTAATTATGCTGTTCTCCCAGATACGTCTGGAGCTCATTCATTACAGATGCTACAACCACCTGATCTGTCGAGGGATGAGAGGGTGGGTAGAATTGATGAGACCCCTGTTAAAAAGGAAGGCGGCCAAATGAAGAAAAGGCAAGGTGCGAGTGCCCCAAAAGCCCCCAAAGCAAAAAAGCCTAGGAAACCAAGGGATAATGGCAATGCTTCTGTTCAACGTGTAAAGCCAGCAAAGAAGAATATGGATCTTGTCATAAATGGGATTGATATGGACATTTCGGGCATTCCTATTCCAGTTTGCTCTTGTACTGGAGCTCCTCAACAATGTTATCGGTGGGGATGTGGTGGTTGGCAGTCAGCTTGTTGTACGACAAATGTGTCTATGTATCCTTTGCCAATGAGTACCAAAAGGCGTGGTGCGAGGATAGCTGGACGGAAAATGAGTCAGGGTGCATTCAAGAAGGTATTGGAAAAACTTGCAGCTGAAGGTTATAACTTTGCTAACGCAATTGATCTGAGGACTCACTGGGCAAGACATGGTACCAACAAGTTTGTCACTATCAGGTAG
- the LOC115979782 gene encoding PHD finger protein MALE STERILITY 1 isoform X1 has protein sequence MSHLNLIGHKKRKRGLRVFRFKSFGEPGYPIEFVGPFRENVKALLEFGHLESNSYCEMPSWSFQLELHRHPPFHILLLIIEEPVEASLDRHCKHCQYIGWGHHMICNKKYHFLLPSKDTVTAFLNCEGNSDNGAGTANGKSNLMELQGHIMHGVFHSNGFGHLLCVNGVEMGSDLAGHQIMEFWDRLCTGLRARKVSLNDISQKRGMELRLLHGIAYGEPWFRRWGYKFGRGTFCVTQPMYQKAIEAIQGLPLGLLGYHFGTSNRDIPIIFSRYQTLSDHSLVTLGDLFHFMFELKSRLPKDNCINTYNQGILVETTCRWSPKRVEMATRVIVEALKRAEFRWVSRQEVRDAARVYIGDTGLLDFVLKSLGNHIVGNYLVHRSLNPVTKVLEYCLEDISNVLPNQEGLVMTNPKVKARYKINRVQLMKDMFYLYKYILKDQKLALSTGIFSAIPVATRIIHDSKYLIKEYCGEFPLKVELGLEGMLNLYCTISLRSNEDADEESSRKAMPPYECVTLKNNATIDELKLEVERNFKEMYWGLRSFVVESVLNLNAKGTDLVFGHVEVGHKLVFKGSIKEQGVIIGEQIHECGLTNHVVDCPCGAKDDDGERMVSCDICEVWQHTQCVRIPNNEEIPHIFLCNRCEHDIVLLPSLP, from the exons ATGTCACACCTGAACCTAATTGGCcacaagaagaggaagagaggattGAGGGTTTTTAGGTTCAAGAGCTTTGGTGAGCCTGGATACCCGATTGAATTTGTTGGGCCATTCCGGGAAAATGTTAAAGCCCTCCTGGAATTTGGTCATTTGGAGAGTAACTCATATTGTGAAATGCCCAGCTGGTCATTTCAGCTTGAACTCCATCGCCACCCTCCCTTCCATATACTACTGCTTATCATTGAAGAACCGGTTGAAGCATCCCTTGATCGTCACTGCAAGCATTGCCAATACATAG GCTGGGGACATCATATGATTTGCAATAAGAAGTATCACTTTTTATTGCCTTCCAAGGACACAGTAACTGCATTTTTGAACTGCGAAGGCAACTCTGATAATGGGGCTGGTACAGCAAATGGAAAGTCAAATTTAATGGAATTACAGGGCCATATCATGCATGGTGTCTTTCACTCTAATGGTTTCGGGCATTTGCTATGTGTTAATGGGGTTGAAATGGGTTCGGACTTGGCTGGACACCAGATCATGGAATTCTGGGATCGTTTATGCACTGGGTTGAGAGCAAG GAAAGTGAGTTTGAATGACATTTCACAGAAGAGAGGCATGGAATTAAGGCTACTACATGGAATTGCATACGGAGAGCCGTGGTTCAGGCGCTGGGGTTACAAGTTCGGGCGTGGAACATTTTGTGTTACTCAACCAATGTACCAAAAAGCCATAGAAGCAATTCAAGGCTTGCCCTTAGGTTTATTAGGCTATCACTTTGGCACTTCCAACCGTGACATTCCTATTATTTTCTCAAGGTATCAAACATTATCAGACCATTCCTTGGTCACACTCGGTGACTTGTTCCATTTCATGTTTGAGCTCAAGTCTCGTCTTCCTAAGGACAATTGTATCAACACGTACAATCAGGGAATCTTGGTGGAAACTACTTGTAGATGGTCTCCTAAGAGAGTTGAAATGGCCACTCGGGTCATCGTTGAAGCTTTGAAAAGGGCTGAATTCCGTTGGGTTTCAAGGCAAGAAGTTAGGGATGCTGCTCGTGTTTATATCGGCGACACGGGTTTACTAGACTTTGTGCTAAAATCATTGGGAAATCACATAGTTGGAAATTACTTGGTTCATCGCAGCTTGAATCCAGTGACAAAAGTTCTTGAATATTGCTTGGAAGACATCTCCAATGTGTTACCTAATCAAGAAGGCTTGGTTATGACCAATCCCAAAGTTAAGGCAAGGTACAAGATTAATAGGGTGCAATTAATGAAGGACATGTTTTATTTGTACAAGTACATTCTCAAAGACCAAAAATTGGCTCTAAGTACAGGAATCTTTTCGGCTATACCAGTGGCTACAAGGATAATTCATGACTCTAAATACCTCATCAAAGAGTATTGTGGTGAGTTTCCTTTAAAAGTGGAATTAGGCTTGGAAGGAATGTTAAATCTTTATTGTACAATTTCGTTGAGAAGCAATGAAGATGCTGATGAAGAAAGTTCAAGGAAAGCAATGCCACCATATGAGTGTGTCACATTGAAAAACAATGCCACAATTGATGAGCTAAAGCTGGAAGTGGAAAGGAATTTCAAGGAAATGTATTGGGGATTGAGAAGCTTTGTTGTGGAATCAGTATTGAATTTGAATGCAAAGGGGACAGATTTGGTTTTTGGGCACGTTGAAGTGGGTCATAAACTCGTTTTCAAAGGGAGCATCAAAGAGCAAGGAGTTATTATCGGTGAGCAAATACATGAATGTGGACTTACAAACCATGTTGTGGATTGTCCTTGTGGAGccaaagatgatgatggtgaacGAATGGTTTCATGTGATATTTGCGAAGTTTGGCAGCACACTCAGTGTGTTCGGATTCCAAATAATGAAGAAATTCCACACATATTTTTATGCAACCGATGCGAGCATGATATCGTACTGTTACCTTCTCTACCATAG
- the LOC115979782 gene encoding PHD finger protein MALE STERILITY 1 isoform X2: MICNKKYHFLLPSKDTVTAFLNCEGNSDNGAGTANGKSNLMELQGHIMHGVFHSNGFGHLLCVNGVEMGSDLAGHQIMEFWDRLCTGLRARKVSLNDISQKRGMELRLLHGIAYGEPWFRRWGYKFGRGTFCVTQPMYQKAIEAIQGLPLGLLGYHFGTSNRDIPIIFSRYQTLSDHSLVTLGDLFHFMFELKSRLPKDNCINTYNQGILVETTCRWSPKRVEMATRVIVEALKRAEFRWVSRQEVRDAARVYIGDTGLLDFVLKSLGNHIVGNYLVHRSLNPVTKVLEYCLEDISNVLPNQEGLVMTNPKVKARYKINRVQLMKDMFYLYKYILKDQKLALSTGIFSAIPVATRIIHDSKYLIKEYCGEFPLKVELGLEGMLNLYCTISLRSNEDADEESSRKAMPPYECVTLKNNATIDELKLEVERNFKEMYWGLRSFVVESVLNLNAKGTDLVFGHVEVGHKLVFKGSIKEQGVIIGEQIHECGLTNHVVDCPCGAKDDDGERMVSCDICEVWQHTQCVRIPNNEEIPHIFLCNRCEHDIVLLPSLP, encoded by the exons ATGATTTGCAATAAGAAGTATCACTTTTTATTGCCTTCCAAGGACACAGTAACTGCATTTTTGAACTGCGAAGGCAACTCTGATAATGGGGCTGGTACAGCAAATGGAAAGTCAAATTTAATGGAATTACAGGGCCATATCATGCATGGTGTCTTTCACTCTAATGGTTTCGGGCATTTGCTATGTGTTAATGGGGTTGAAATGGGTTCGGACTTGGCTGGACACCAGATCATGGAATTCTGGGATCGTTTATGCACTGGGTTGAGAGCAAG GAAAGTGAGTTTGAATGACATTTCACAGAAGAGAGGCATGGAATTAAGGCTACTACATGGAATTGCATACGGAGAGCCGTGGTTCAGGCGCTGGGGTTACAAGTTCGGGCGTGGAACATTTTGTGTTACTCAACCAATGTACCAAAAAGCCATAGAAGCAATTCAAGGCTTGCCCTTAGGTTTATTAGGCTATCACTTTGGCACTTCCAACCGTGACATTCCTATTATTTTCTCAAGGTATCAAACATTATCAGACCATTCCTTGGTCACACTCGGTGACTTGTTCCATTTCATGTTTGAGCTCAAGTCTCGTCTTCCTAAGGACAATTGTATCAACACGTACAATCAGGGAATCTTGGTGGAAACTACTTGTAGATGGTCTCCTAAGAGAGTTGAAATGGCCACTCGGGTCATCGTTGAAGCTTTGAAAAGGGCTGAATTCCGTTGGGTTTCAAGGCAAGAAGTTAGGGATGCTGCTCGTGTTTATATCGGCGACACGGGTTTACTAGACTTTGTGCTAAAATCATTGGGAAATCACATAGTTGGAAATTACTTGGTTCATCGCAGCTTGAATCCAGTGACAAAAGTTCTTGAATATTGCTTGGAAGACATCTCCAATGTGTTACCTAATCAAGAAGGCTTGGTTATGACCAATCCCAAAGTTAAGGCAAGGTACAAGATTAATAGGGTGCAATTAATGAAGGACATGTTTTATTTGTACAAGTACATTCTCAAAGACCAAAAATTGGCTCTAAGTACAGGAATCTTTTCGGCTATACCAGTGGCTACAAGGATAATTCATGACTCTAAATACCTCATCAAAGAGTATTGTGGTGAGTTTCCTTTAAAAGTGGAATTAGGCTTGGAAGGAATGTTAAATCTTTATTGTACAATTTCGTTGAGAAGCAATGAAGATGCTGATGAAGAAAGTTCAAGGAAAGCAATGCCACCATATGAGTGTGTCACATTGAAAAACAATGCCACAATTGATGAGCTAAAGCTGGAAGTGGAAAGGAATTTCAAGGAAATGTATTGGGGATTGAGAAGCTTTGTTGTGGAATCAGTATTGAATTTGAATGCAAAGGGGACAGATTTGGTTTTTGGGCACGTTGAAGTGGGTCATAAACTCGTTTTCAAAGGGAGCATCAAAGAGCAAGGAGTTATTATCGGTGAGCAAATACATGAATGTGGACTTACAAACCATGTTGTGGATTGTCCTTGTGGAGccaaagatgatgatggtgaacGAATGGTTTCATGTGATATTTGCGAAGTTTGGCAGCACACTCAGTGTGTTCGGATTCCAAATAATGAAGAAATTCCACACATATTTTTATGCAACCGATGCGAGCATGATATCGTACTGTTACCTTCTCTACCATAG